The Candidatus Desulfovibrio trichonymphae region ATAGGCAAATCGAGCTCCGCCACGTACACGATAAGAATCAATTGTGTTAAAACTCACCAGTTCACCAGTAGAAATTCTTTTATCAATAGATAGTCTGTACAAAAATGAACACCAGAATACGCGATTTGTGTGTCAAATGCGGCTTTACGCCCAGTGGCATCCTTCAGTCTGTTGGATTCGTAATCATTATTGAGTCCACAGATGCGAGCTGTAGCTTCTGTATAGAAGTGTCCGTGTCCAACATCATTGAACTTTAAGTGACACAAAAGACAACCACCAATGTAGGAAACATTTCCGCTTCCATTCACAGAGGTAAAACTCGTGAGTGTACCCTTGGTATTGTATGAAGCTCCACTATATTCGAAGAAGACACCAGCAGTTAATTTACCGATTTCCGTATTTATATTACGTGAAATACAGGTCATTAAATTCACACTGCTTGCATCAACGTGCGAACCGGTGTTATAATGCATACTGCTTACATCAACAACAGCGAAAGTACCCCACGCATCTTCTTTGGCAGAAGTAATCGCGCTTTGCATACCCTTACCTGCCGAGATCTGCACCTTGTCAGTAGTTCCACCACCAGGATCACCTGGATCTGGATCACTTGGGTCCGGATTGCCACTATTTGACGAAATAATTTCAGCTATGAAGTCGTTGTCGTCTTCTTTCTTAAACTGAACAGTAGCTTCAAGAAGAGAACCATGTAGGCTCCCAGGACTCCGCCGCCTCTAAAATCTCCGGCTTCTGTTTTTGAGATGTTGTTATTCTGAAATACGCGGAATTTGATCCGCCGCGGGTCGGATGTTATAGTTTTTTTAGAATTCAAATCCTACGCGTAAAGAACCACAAATACCTTCACGTTGACCTATATATCCTTGTACACCAAGGTTAATAAGCCACGGAGATTCTTCAGAAGGTTTGATTGTCAAACCAAAAGGCTTGAAGATTTAATTTCGTAGTTCCATACAGAGGCTTTAGCTTCACCATCAAACTCATGTTCATACGCAACACCAACATAAGAAGTTACATATTCATTTAAGCTGGCTTTATCTGAGATATCCCAGACATAAGCGGCGTCAACATGTATACTTAAGAGTTACAGACAAAACGCGGTGGCTGTCAAGCCCAACCAAACAGAAAAACATGGCCAATCGAACAAACGCGGCAACACATTGAAACAGCAAGATGAATTTTAAAAGTCATGTTATTCAGCATGGTCACAGTTTTTCATTCGATCGCCTGTCTTGCGCGCCGCAGTGTCTTGACCGTCCGTCCGGGAAAGTCTATAGTTGGTATGAGGCCTACACAGCCTTAACCCGCCATATTACATTAGACAAAAGCGGATGGGTGGCCGGGGAGGTTTTGATGCCCAAGGTGCCGGTTCTGGGCGGCGCGACAGGTCTCGTGGGTCAGGCGCTCACGCGCGTGCTCGCCAAGCACGGCTTCAAAAAATCTCTGGACAACGGTGGGGTTGACCAGGCGCTCACGCGCGTGAGCGCCAAGCACGGCTGGCAGGTGGAGACATAAGGACACAATCAGCGTTATCCATTTCCTGGCGGGAAGAAATGCCGCCGGCTTACGGCAGGCCGTCAACAGCGGCGGCGCGAGCTGGCGTGATCTGGCGTGAGGCCATTGCCCTGACAGCCGGCCCCTGCCAGGTTGCACCCATCGCCGCCGACCAGCGGCCGCAAAAGGCGAAACGCCCGGGCTATTCCGTGCTCGACACCCCCAAATTGAGCGCATTGCTCGGCAAGAAACCTCGCCCCTGGCCACAGGCGCTGCGCGATTTTTTATGCAGCGGACGTCGCCTGGACACAAACGGCTGAGAAGAGAGTTCGAGTTGAACAGAATATCCCGCGTATCCTCGCGGTCTGTTGAATACTCCCTGTCCGGCCGGTACGGTAGATTGACTGACCACGGCGCTGGACGTTCGCGCGCCAAAAGCGTATACTGTGTTTCTTGAACAAAAAAATTCTACCGCGCTTGACAGCGGCGGCGGAGCAAGACAGCCCATGAACATCATTCACCAAACGGGCGGCAGCCGTATTTTTAATCTGCAGGAACCGGACAAGCCCCAATTCTATCGTGAGCTTTTTCCCTACACGAGCGTATGCCGCACTTCGTTTGACGAGATCCTGCTCGCGCCGCGCCCGAGCGAGCCAATGCGCATCACCGACACCACATTCCGCGACGGCCAGCAGGCCCGCCCCCCCTATACTGTCAAACAGGTCGCGCAAATGTTTGACTTTTTATACCGCCTCGGCGGTAAAACCGGACTGATCACGGCCTCGGAATTTTTTCTCTATTCGGCGAGGGACAGAAGATGCATTGAAGTCTGCAGGTCGCGCGGCTACCGCTTTCCCAAAATCACAGCGTGGATACGCGCCACAAGAGAAGATCTCAAGCTCGCGCGGGAGATGGAATTTCCCGAAACCGGCATGCTGACGAGCGTCTCGGACTATCATATTTTTATGAAACTGAACAAAACACGCCAGCAGGCGCTGGACATGTATGTGGACATGGCGCGTCAGGCTCTGGAGTGGGGCATCGTACCGCGCTGCCATTTCGAAGACGTTACAAGAGCCGACATTTACGGCTTTTGTTTGCCTCTGGCGCAACAGCTTATGGAACTCTCCCATCAGAGCGGCAAGCCGGTCAAAATCCGTCTCTGCGACACGCTCGGCTTTGGCGTGCCTTGGCCCGGTGCGGCCCTGCCCCGTTCAGTGCAGCGCATTGCGCGGACCTTCATTGACGAGGCCGGCGTTCCCGGTCAATGGCTGGAATGGCATGGTCACAACGATTTTCACAAAGTGCTTGCCAACGGCGTCACAGCATGGCTGTATGGCTGCGGCGCGGTCAACGGCACACTTTTCGGTTTTGGGGAACGCACCGGCAATACGCCGCTGGAAGCGCTGATTGTTGAATATATCTCGCTCACAGGCGACGACGCGGCGGCGGACACGACTATTATAAGTGAAATCGCTGAATTTTTTGAAAAAGACCTGCATTACCCTATCCCCCACAACTATCCTTTTGTGGGCCGCGACTTCAACGCGACGAGCGCGGGCGTGCACGCCGACGGTCTGACAAAGAATGAAGAACTCTATAATATTTTTGACACAAGACGTCTTTTAAACCGCCCTGTACCGATCACCATCACCGACAAAGCCGGACGGGCCGGCGTAGCTTACTGGATCAACACAAATCTCCGTCTGGCGCAAGGAAGACGCGTTTCCAAGAAGCACCCGGCTGTCGGCCAGATCTACGATGCCATCATGGCCGTCTATGAAGAAACCGGCAGAACTACGCACTTCGCGCACGAAGAAATTGAAGCTCTCGTGCAGCGCTATATGCCGGAGCTTTTTGTCTCGGAATTCGACCACGCCAAGCAGCTGGCCGGAGAACTCGCGGCACGTCTTATTATCCGGCTCGCGCACAGCAGGGAACTGCTTGACTTCGGCACGGAAGCCGGCGCGAAGCTGGACGCCTTTGCCGCGGAATACCCCTTC contains the following coding sequences:
- a CDS encoding sugar nucleotide-binding protein yields the protein MPPAYGRPSTAAARAGVIWREAIALTAGPCQVAPIAADQRPQKAKRPGYSVLDTPKLSALLGKKPRPWPQALRDFLCSGRRLDTNG
- a CDS encoding triose-phosphate isomerase, producing MNIIHQTGGSRIFNLQEPDKPQFYRELFPYTSVCRTSFDEILLAPRPSEPMRITDTTFRDGQQARPPYTVKQVAQMFDFLYRLGGKTGLITASEFFLYSARDRRCIEVCRSRGYRFPKITAWIRATREDLKLAREMEFPETGMLTSVSDYHIFMKLNKTRQQALDMYVDMARQALEWGIVPRCHFEDVTRADIYGFCLPLAQQLMELSHQSGKPVKIRLCDTLGFGVPWPGAALPRSVQRIARTFIDEAGVPGQWLEWHGHNDFHKVLANGVTAWLYGCGAVNGTLFGFGERTGNTPLEALIVEYISLTGDDAAADTTIISEIAEFFEKDLHYPIPHNYPFVGRDFNATSAGVHADGLTKNEELYNIFDTRRLLNRPVPITITDKAGRAGVAYWINTNLRLAQGRRVSKKHPAVGQIYDAIMAVYEETGRTTHFAHEEIEALVQRYMPELFVSEFDHAKQLAGELAARLIIRLAHSRELLDFGTEAGAKLDAFAAEYPFIQYLYLTDASGGLRCAAITDQNYREKYRALPIGYDFSQREWFKTPMQTGDLHIMDVYQSQFTGKLIITVSCAVTDDNDRIVGVLGVDIQLEQLLRRANALRQEVAPPDDAENEIE